The genome window aatcttttctacTTCATTGAAAGCTAGAAGCTGAGGAGGCACTGCATTTCAGGACACATTTCCCAGATGTGGTGAAACATTCAAAAGAAGCCCATAGATGATTTGTCGGATGGGCTGAGATATTCTGTGGGCATTTGGTTGCTGCATGTTTTCCACCTGTGTATGAAGAAAGGTCCGTCTTAGGACCAAAGCATCACTGATGAAAGTAGATAGCTGGCCTTTAGCTAAAGCCACTAGTACCCATTCTGGTAAACCCAGATTCAAGGTGTCTGGGCAGATATAAGAACCATACTGGAAGAAGTCCTGTAGCTTCACCTGGGACTGGTGGTATTCTTCCATGGAACAGCAGAGAAGTTCCTTAACATTTTCTCCATCCTTTTTTGGGAGATATTTCAGAACATTATCTAGTGCTTCAGTAGGGTTGTCAAAATGAGACAACCAATTCAGAAGTCCCAGAACTCGATGGTGTCTCTTCCCCTTAGAACTGGTAGCTCCAAGAGGAAGACGTGCTTTACTTAAGAATGTGTCCAGGATAGGCAGATTAATATGGTCATTTCCACATAGCACCACGAAGAGAGGTAGAAGAGCTTTATTCATATTGCTGAAGTGATGACAGAACGTGTCAAGGGAAAAGCATTTAGCAGGGGTATAGTATTGTGTGCCCTTAATAGTGTTCATATTTCTCCACTGAAAGATATTTAATGGGCAACACCCAGTTTTCAGGCCAAAAATACAAAAGTCACTGTCTGATGATAAAACAGGACAATTCCAATGATTAGCAAGTGTCATAATGTCCCGATCTGCTTCTGAAAAGCACTGGACAAAACATACCTGCAGCTTGATCAAAACCTGTATGAACACTTCCCGGACGAGTAAGggacacacacccccacccccaccaagtgAAAGGGAATGGGCTGTCTGGATCTTCTCTTTAGCATGATCCTTTAAAGTGGTAAGCTTTTTATCGGAAATGTCACATCCTCCATCTAATACAACATATGGATGTATATTACATGCAAACAGTGATTCAAAGAATTCTTGTACAACATCTGTAAAAGCATCATAGTCCCCTTCGTACCGGAGCTCCAGGTTTGAATTGAAACAAAGTCTGTGGAAAAAAGCATAGCTGTCAATGATAATTTTTGTGTCCCGCAACTTCAAATCAGTGAAGAATTCATTACTGCGATCTTCCACAAAACTCATTAGTCCTTGGATACCCATGAAGACAGTCTGAATAATtgcctgtttaaaaaaatagaatgcattTTCAACTGCTGCTGGTTATGAGGCACCAGGTCATTGCTTCCACCACCATTAAATCGAGAGCAAATGTTATGAAGTGTTTATTAGATAAAAAATGCTGGATGCCAACATCTCTGAATTCTTATCTAGATCCTCAGTCAACACTAGTTGAGTgctttttcattgtcattttgctTTCCCCATGTGTTATAAAGCATAAGCTCAGTGGTTTCAAGGGTTGTGATCTTTGTATAGGGATGGAGGCTGATGCTGATTCTGCTCTGTCCTCGCAGAGGATGAACCCCTCCACCAGAAGCCCACTGGAGCCCCCTAGTACTATTTCTTGAAGAGAGCATTCTTTCCCAATTGAATGGACTTCGATAAACAGTTGAATTTTTACAAAGGTACCAAGGCAATTTCAATGAGGAAAGGATACTTCtttaaacaaatggtgctagatTGGTTTGATATCCATCTGCCAGTGAACCTAGTCCTTTGCTTCATAccatataaataaataggccTTACGGGGGTCATATACCCAAAAATAAGAGCcttgtgaaaacaaaacaatacaaaataaaacaatcagctatagatgtatgggtttatttctgtacTCTTTAGTCTGTTGGTCTACATGTCTGTCCTTATGCttgtaccacactgttttgattactgtagctttgtagtaagtttggaaagtagaaaatgtgaatcttctagctttgttcttcttatttcaaaattgttttggctcttCAGGACCtcttgaaattccatatgaatttgaaggttggcttttccatttttgtgaaaaaggtcgttggtattttgatagtgtTTGTATTGTATCTGTAGATTGTTCTGAGTAGTATTGAcaccttaacaatattaagtctttctaTCTTTAAGCATATGATGTCTTTCgattttttgattttctttaaattctgtcatcaatgtttatagttttcaatCATTCACCTCCctgattaaatttattcataagtatGTTATTTCTTTAGATGGTATTATaagtttctttaatttctttattttttaaaaaatttttatttatagaaacaaaacTGAGTTTTTGTGTCCATAATATCACCAAAAATTCTGGATTATTAGGAATAACTTTAACAAAAGTTGTATAAGATCTGCATACTGAAAACTACAGAAGGTTGCTGGGATTCATTTACGGAGACCTAAGTAAATGGACAGATTTGTAGTATTTATGAATCAGAAGATTCAGTGTTATTAAGAAATCATTTCCCTCATAATCAGTTGATTTAGTACAATCCTCAATAAAATCTTTGTGGGCTTATTTTtcgtagaaattgacaagctgattttaaaatttatgtggaaatattAATGCTACATTAGCGAATagtgtttttgaaaaaagaataaagtttgagAATTTATACAAACTGTTTTCAAAACTTATGAAGTTATAGGTAATTGAGATAGTGTGCAGTTAGCGGAAAGAAAGGCTTGCTTGTGTGTCAGTGCAACAGATTAGTGAGAATAGAACTATATCGATAAACAATTGAATTTTTATGAAGGTACCAAGGCAATTTCAATGAGGAAaggattcttttttaaacaaatggtgctagatTGGTTTGATATCGATCTGCCAGTGAACCTAGTCCTTTGCTTAataccatataaataaataagccttaTGGGAGTCATATACCTAAACATAAGAGcctaaactataaaatttcttcaagaaaacataatggaaaattataaagattttagATTAGAAAAAGATTCCTTAAATAGGTTAGAAAAAGcacaaattatataatttcaaaatggatAATTTTGACTGCATTAACATAAAAAATCTTTACTCctattaatacttcttttttttttttttttttttgagacagagtctcactttgttgcccaggctagagtgagtgccgtggcgtcagcctagctcacagcaacctcaaactcctgggctcgagtgatccttctgcctcagcctcccaggtagctgggactacaggcatgcgccaccatgcccggctaatttttttatatatatatcagttggccaattaatttctttctatttatagtagagacggggtctcgctcttgctcaggctggttttgaactcctgaccttgagcaatccgcccgcctcggcctcccaagagctaggattacaggcgtgagccacagcgcccggccctattaaTACTTCTTAACGAAGAAGTTGCtaagcaaatgaaaaggaaagccaaagacttgtagaaaatatttccagTACATATATGAACCAAGACTatttatctagaatatataagcaACTTTTACAAGTCAGTAATGAGTCAAATAGCTCAATAAAAAGAGTagtaaaagatttgaacagatacttcaccaaagTGTTCTTCTGAAAGTACCTCATAGAAGACCACCTTACTACTAAAACAGACATGCATACATGTCTTTGGTAAGAAAAGGAGAACGGTCGTCAATGAGAAAGTAGATGTATTTGGCCTCATTGTTGcttgaagataaaaattatatctggAAAATAAGTAGTAATTTTgcttaataaaaagtataatgtttcataaattgtatatttatttttagcttttttaaaactattatcaatcatcattttaatttactttagaaatataaaCCTGGTCGATGTGATGATATTTTGAAGTGGAAGCCTCCCAGTCTGAATTCTGTGGATTTTCGtctaaaaataacaagaattggAGGAGAAGGGTAAGTATATACTTTTGTTTCTCATGATTTGGGTATGAAATAATAATGTCTATATAAGGCTTCATTGTTTACTGGATATCTTACATATGCTtttcaatacttaaaaaaatttttacagtatactttacatatatatgtgtgtgtgtgtgtgtgtgtgtgtatatatatatatatatacacccacatCTATCTCATTTTCACAGATTATTTTACCtataacagctaacattttgtAGAATCTTTCAAACTTTACCAATTTTAGTCTTGAAACCCCCCTTCTAAAAAGAGAatacagatattaataatatcaaagtGAACTTTATTAAATTGTAAAAGTCAAAATAGATTTTACTCAAAAATAATCCTGtgaaatgaattataaatgtaAACTATGATCattgatattataattaaatgtattGAAATGTATCTTTTTTACTTAGAAAGAAATGACTTCATATGTGCATTTATATAGCAAAcatttatccattcttttgttGGGTAGGGTTTTAATTGTTaactttcatttatattcatattgttCATTAAgtgctaattttttcatttattgattaatcttttatgactttatttggttattttagaTTAAAGATGCTTTAGcatgaacattttcattatttttctaaaggcTTGTTTTTTTTACTTCGTTCCACAAGTTTTTAAGTCCTCTTATCCAAGTAGATATATTATAACAAAGTAAGAAATGATGAATGAAGGAAATCATAAAGTAAATAAGATAATGct of Microcebus murinus isolate Inina chromosome 5, M.murinus_Inina_mat1.0, whole genome shotgun sequence contains these proteins:
- the LOC105863601 gene encoding LOW QUALITY PROTEIN: single-strand DNA endonuclease ASTE1-like (The sequence of the model RefSeq protein was modified relative to this genomic sequence to represent the inferred CDS: deleted 1 base in 1 codon; substituted 2 bases at 2 genomic stop codons): MGIQGLMSFVEDRSNEFFTDLKLRDTKIIIDSYAFFHRLCFNSNLELRYEGDYDAFTDVVQEFFESLFACNIHPYVVLDGGCDISDKKLTTLKDHAKEKIQTAHSLSLGGGGGVCPLLVREVFIQVLIKLQVCFVQCFSEADRDIMTLANHWNCPVLSSDSDFCIFGLKTGCCPLNIFQWRNMNTIKGTQYYTPAKCFSLDTFCHHFSNMNKALLPLFVVLCGNDHINLPILDTFLSKARLPLGATSSKGKRHHRVLGLLNWLSHFDNPTEALDNVLKYLPKKDGENVKELLCCSMEEYHQSQVKLQDFFQYGSYICPDTLNLGLPEWVLVALAKGQLSTFISDALVLRRTFLHTQVENMQQPNAHRISQPIRQIIYGLLLNVSPHLGNVSXNAVPPQLLAFNEVEKINKNIKTSIIGAVELPKDHSDLSKLTELSLGRWQILLLETLKVTILEPIPTSLKLPIAVSCYXLQHTEAKAKLHHLQALLLGMLIGPLHGIINSPGKEDLQEDAAKVLYEEFQRVKEQTQLGMRLELDTAHIFCQWQCCLQMGVYLNQLLSTLLPEPDQTRLYSGSLVHGLCQQLLASTSVENLLSMCPKAKQLYQCLFNATRSYSPAELFLPQVKSNSKKKKKKRQNKQGTTWSKNRMGTTSHTGCWYEGSNRFGLLMVENLEEHTEACQLQ